A genomic window from Tenebrio molitor chromosome X, icTenMoli1.1, whole genome shotgun sequence includes:
- the wdp gene encoding uncharacterized protein wdp isoform X2: MKLLLIAVAVLHLALGASIVDVMCPDSCTCQVKDEHLETSCVSYEFIKKLIPKQVSTIVRLNINNASLVNIDSKLKYLKNLHSLDLSNNAVASLPSQFPYLPKLKNLNLTNNHLGYVSFSQLPPNLQVLDLSKNSIENFPKDWTALKQLKTLHFHDNPIQCDCDNLSIYEQLARGVEIPEVPICNYPKEFHGRPVNTVNCSLIRENLLNSMLGDEPGSGMEEFGEFEDHPSLIDDQEEFINAEEVTTYKAEEDLNEEGSGEEGSGDLIPILPIYSSPKACHFNCSTPRPVGVNDETDASPPPNEKEQVRIVLEDIFQFDSTTPTTEPATHPATEPTLPAKEEPIYVKESDKSEVETFPTNDTVLGEMERASFENSSNHSVYIIVALLVAFVVFIAIYYVNKRRNQKRRNQRKRNKSNENGFGEEMKPLGKSAENAKPVEQINSKVPETAPLLNGQNGKVNEDKPEPVDDQNKEEEEEIELRKNDIRDSLTPQPERVTIRASEISDSIPKTPQFVHRQLNSDGEFVTTEINSN, translated from the coding sequence ATGAAGCTACTACTGATCGCCGTCGCCGTCTTGCATCTAGCTCTGGGAGCTTCCATCGTCGACGTCATGTGTCCAGACTCCTGTACCTGCCAGGTAAAGGACGAACATTTGGAAACATCGTGTGTTTCATACGAATTCATCAAGAAATTGATCCCGAAACAAGTATCGACAATAGTGCGTCTGAACATAAACAATGCCTCACTGGTCAACATCGattccaaattaaaatatctcaaAAATTTACACTCTCTGGATTTGTCGAACAATGCTGTCGCATCGCTACCGTCACAGTTTCCTTATTTGCCAAAACTGAAAAATCTCAACTTGACCAACAACCATTTGGGTTACGTCTCGTTCTCTCAACTTCCTCCCAATCTGCAAGTTCTCGACTTGTCCAAAAATTCAATCGAAAACTTTCCCAAAGACTGGACCGCTTTGAAACAACTCAAAACTCTTCATTTCCATGACAACCCGATTCAGTGCGACTGTGACAACTTATCGATCTACGAACAATTGGCAAGAGGAGTTGAGATACCTGAAGTTCCGATATGTAACTACCCCAAAGAGTTTCACGGACGACCAGTCAATACAGTCAATTGTTCTTTGATAAGAGAAAATTTGCTCAATTCCATGTTGGGAGACGAACCAGGGTCAGGAATGGAAGAATTTGGAGAATTCGAGGACCATCCGTCTCTGATCGACGACCAAGAAGAGTTCATAAATGCTGAAGAAGTGACGACGTACAAGGCCGAGGAAGATTTGAACGAAGAGGGTAGTGGCGAGGAAGGAAGTGGTGATTTGATACCGATCCTGCCGATTTATTCTTCCCCTAAAGCTTGTCATTTCAACTGTTCTACACCGCGACCGGTTGGAGTGAACGACGAAACCGATGCTTCGCCTCCACCCAACGAAAAAGAACAAGTCAGAATAGTCCTGGAAGACATCTTCCAGTTCGACTCTACTACGCCGACCACCGAACCTGCGACACATCCCGCAACAGAGCCCACACTACCAGCTAAAGAAGAGCCGATATACGTCAAAGAGAGCGACAAGAGTGAAGTCGAGACGTTCCCGACCAACGACACAGTCCTCGGCGAAATGGAACGAGCCAGCTTCGAAAATTCCAGCAACCACTCTGTGTACATAATAGTCGCTTTGTTGGTAGCATTCGTGGTTTTCATCGCTATATATTACGTGAACAAGAGAAGAAACCAGAAGAGGAGGAATCAGCGCAAGCGGAACAAGTCCAACGAGAACGGATTCGGTGAAGAGATGAAACCTCTGGGGAAGTCGGCAGAAAACGCCAAACCTGTCGAACAGATCAACTCCAAAGTGCCAGAGACGGCACCACTTCTGAACGGCCAGAACGGCAAAGTGAACGAAGACAAACCTGAACCTGTCGACGATCAGAAcaaggaagaagaagaagagatcGAGTTGCGCAAGAATGACATTCGCGATTCGTTGACACCTCAACCCGAGCGAGTCACCATCAGAGCGTCAGAAATTTCTGATTCCATTCCGAAAACTCCCCAATTCGTGCACCGCCAGTTGAACAGTGATGGAGAATTTGTCACCACTGAAATCAATTCCAACTAG
- the LOC138139790 gene encoding leucine-rich repeat protein SHOC-2, which yields MRGVVWCLLTLVPIAVRSYPTCPQQCFCPRNFTDCKYNSLTSLPDGLDPNVTVLDLSYNEFQVFPEDINYYTNLRSLNLSHNKIQSLGVGTFGQLRNLELLDLTYNMFSDWMDIRSNIFTSTKKLYFLDFSHNPLRSLPGEKNPLQIVSLRILRLNNCSIENLNNKILEKLPNLTELHLAGNPIRSLRTSFVSHSLKFIDLSRCQLQHISPLAFTNLTALETMYMYKNTNLTKFFCNSESLRYLDLSLCNLRVVPSGNLPQVYEANFHGNNFQRIPNYSFINYTNLQALVLSYNAIDDIQESAFVGLSKVERIDLSQNRLREIDRTLFETTENLKFLNLSRNYISKVPSLISDSLKALDLSSCEIHAVDRDCLSLMPNLKILNLSKNIISRLPDYLQGDSLNTLDVSLCRIENVNNKTFAALISLRNLYLFGNRLTSVSPESFLQVSQLDISDNLWACDCAKLKELYTWLTKTGKRIENLYCQTPDVYEGQPWSVACQKEWTPEANRSDSVWWYTTGLIITVFLILFVILGMRRMYLLKEKRIRQTNEARRIEERESLRRMQRMQAEVREEASRNAPDPRELQTPPSYNEALLMPRLDASHPSLAGSLHSIASKHSLHGSLPDVAKRSRPRRHRRRRKSDSSEGQRACRVVVDSDSSDSERPQPRTTLESDF from the exons ATGAGGGGTGTAGTGTGGTGTCTCTTAACTTTAGTACCGATTGCAGTTAGGTCTTATCCAACGTGTCCCCAACAATGTTTCTGTCCCCGGAACTTCACCGACTGTAAATACAACTCCTTGACGAGTCTACCTGACGGACTCGACCCAAAT GTAACAGTTCTGGATCTGTCCTACAACGAATTTCAAGTTTTTCCTGAGGATATAAATTATTACACCAACTTAAGATCGTTAAATCTGTCACATAACAAGATACAAAGTCTCGGAGTTGGAACCTTTGGACAACTGAGAAATCTGGAATTGTTGGACTTGACTTACAACATGTTTAGCGACTGGATGGATATAAGATCAAACATTTTTACGTCGACAAAGAAACTgtattttttggatttttcaCATAATCCTCTTCGCAGCTTACCAGGAGAGAAAAATCCACTACAAATCGTTTCTTTGCGTATATTACGTCTGAATAATTGTTCGATAGAAAATTTGAATAACAAAATCTTAGAAAAGCTGCCAAATCTAACAGAATTGCATCTCGCAGGCAATCCGATCAGATCTCTTCGAACCAGTTTTGTCTCGCACAGTCTCAAATTTATCGATTTAAGTAGGTGCCAATTGCAGCATATCAGTCCTTTGGCCTTTACTAATCTAACAGCTCTGGAAACGATGTACatgtacaaaaatacaaatctGACGAAGTTCTTTTGCAACTCTGAGAGTCTGAGATATCTAGATTTGTCTCTCTGTAATCTACGGGTGGTCCCTAGTGGAAATCTTCCACAAGTCTATGAAGCTAATTTCCACGGAAATAATTTCCAAAGAATTCCAAattacagttttattaattataccAATCTGCAGGCTCTAGTTTTGTCGTACAATGCCATAGACGACATACAGGAAAGTGCTTTTGTTGGATTATCCAAAGTGGAAAGGATTGATTTGTCGCAAAATAGGTTGCGCGAGATTGATCGTACCTTATTTGAGACAAccgaaaatctaaaatttttgaacttGTCCAGAAACTACATCAGCAAGGTTCCGAGTCTTATCAGCGACTCTTTGAAGGCGCTAGATTTGAGTTCTTGTGAGATACACGCGGTCGACCGTGACTGTTTGTCTTTAATgcccaatttaaaaatattgaatctgtcaaaaaatataatttcgcGTCTTCCGGACTACCTGCAAGGTGACAGTTTGAATACTTTGGACGTCAGTTTATGTCGAATCGAGAACGTCAATAACAAGACCTTCGCGGCGCTGATATCTTTGCGGAACTTGTACTTGTTTGGAAATCGCTTGACTTCGGTATCTCCAGAGAGTTTCTTGCAAGTGTCACAACTGGACATCTCTGACAACCTGTGGGCATGCGATTGCGCAAAACTGAAAGAGCTGTACACTTGGTTGACCAAAACTGGGAAACGTATAGagaatttgtattgtcagacGCCCGACGTGTACGAAGGCCAGCCTTGGTCTGTGGCATGCCAGAAGGAATGGACACCGGAAGCGAACCGCAGCGATTCCGTTTGGTGGTACACCACTGGTCTCATCATCACCGTTTTCCTGATCCTGTTTGTGATCCTCGGCATGAGGAGGATGTACCTGTTGAAAGAGAAACGCATCAGACAAACCAACGAAGCCAGAAGAATCGAAGAACGGGAGAGTCTCCGTCGGATGCAGCGCATGCAGGCGGAAGTCCGCGAAGAAGCCAGCAGGAACGCCCCCGACCCCAGAGAGCTGCAGACCCCGCCGTCGTACAACGAGGCCTTGCTGATGCCGAGACTTGACGCCTCTCATCCGAGTCTTGCGGGCAGCTTGCACAGCATAGCTTCCAAACATAGCCTGCACGGCAGCCTTCCCGATGTGGCCAAGAGAAGTAGACCTAGACGACACCGGAGAAGGAGGAAGTCGGATTCTTCCGAAGGTCAACGTGCGTGCCGGGTCGTCGTCGACTCTGACAGCTCAGACTCTGAACGACCGCAACCTCGCACAACGTTAGAAAGTGATTTTTGA
- the wdp gene encoding uncharacterized protein wdp isoform X1, whose translation MWPRNKTRTEHRSCILMVNNLVSTCTASTQSTNKMKLLLIAVAVLHLALGASIVDVMCPDSCTCQVKDEHLETSCVSYEFIKKLIPKQVSTIVRLNINNASLVNIDSKLKYLKNLHSLDLSNNAVASLPSQFPYLPKLKNLNLTNNHLGYVSFSQLPPNLQVLDLSKNSIENFPKDWTALKQLKTLHFHDNPIQCDCDNLSIYEQLARGVEIPEVPICNYPKEFHGRPVNTVNCSLIRENLLNSMLGDEPGSGMEEFGEFEDHPSLIDDQEEFINAEEVTTYKAEEDLNEEGSGEEGSGDLIPILPIYSSPKACHFNCSTPRPVGVNDETDASPPPNEKEQVRIVLEDIFQFDSTTPTTEPATHPATEPTLPAKEEPIYVKESDKSEVETFPTNDTVLGEMERASFENSSNHSVYIIVALLVAFVVFIAIYYVNKRRNQKRRNQRKRNKSNENGFGEEMKPLGKSAENAKPVEQINSKVPETAPLLNGQNGKVNEDKPEPVDDQNKEEEEEIELRKNDIRDSLTPQPERVTIRASEISDSIPKTPQFVHRQLNSDGEFVTTEINSN comes from the exons ATGTGGCCACGAAACAAAACTAGAACCGAACACCGTTCGTGTATACTAATGGTTAACAATTTAGTTTCTACCTGTACTGCGAGTACTCAG AGCACCAACAAGATGAAGCTACTACTGATCGCCGTCGCCGTCTTGCATCTAGCTCTGGGAGCTTCCATCGTCGACGTCATGTGTCCAGACTCCTGTACCTGCCAGGTAAAGGACGAACATTTGGAAACATCGTGTGTTTCATACGAATTCATCAAGAAATTGATCCCGAAACAAGTATCGACAATAGTGCGTCTGAACATAAACAATGCCTCACTGGTCAACATCGattccaaattaaaatatctcaaAAATTTACACTCTCTGGATTTGTCGAACAATGCTGTCGCATCGCTACCGTCACAGTTTCCTTATTTGCCAAAACTGAAAAATCTCAACTTGACCAACAACCATTTGGGTTACGTCTCGTTCTCTCAACTTCCTCCCAATCTGCAAGTTCTCGACTTGTCCAAAAATTCAATCGAAAACTTTCCCAAAGACTGGACCGCTTTGAAACAACTCAAAACTCTTCATTTCCATGACAACCCGATTCAGTGCGACTGTGACAACTTATCGATCTACGAACAATTGGCAAGAGGAGTTGAGATACCTGAAGTTCCGATATGTAACTACCCCAAAGAGTTTCACGGACGACCAGTCAATACAGTCAATTGTTCTTTGATAAGAGAAAATTTGCTCAATTCCATGTTGGGAGACGAACCAGGGTCAGGAATGGAAGAATTTGGAGAATTCGAGGACCATCCGTCTCTGATCGACGACCAAGAAGAGTTCATAAATGCTGAAGAAGTGACGACGTACAAGGCCGAGGAAGATTTGAACGAAGAGGGTAGTGGCGAGGAAGGAAGTGGTGATTTGATACCGATCCTGCCGATTTATTCTTCCCCTAAAGCTTGTCATTTCAACTGTTCTACACCGCGACCGGTTGGAGTGAACGACGAAACCGATGCTTCGCCTCCACCCAACGAAAAAGAACAAGTCAGAATAGTCCTGGAAGACATCTTCCAGTTCGACTCTACTACGCCGACCACCGAACCTGCGACACATCCCGCAACAGAGCCCACACTACCAGCTAAAGAAGAGCCGATATACGTCAAAGAGAGCGACAAGAGTGAAGTCGAGACGTTCCCGACCAACGACACAGTCCTCGGCGAAATGGAACGAGCCAGCTTCGAAAATTCCAGCAACCACTCTGTGTACATAATAGTCGCTTTGTTGGTAGCATTCGTGGTTTTCATCGCTATATATTACGTGAACAAGAGAAGAAACCAGAAGAGGAGGAATCAGCGCAAGCGGAACAAGTCCAACGAGAACGGATTCGGTGAAGAGATGAAACCTCTGGGGAAGTCGGCAGAAAACGCCAAACCTGTCGAACAGATCAACTCCAAAGTGCCAGAGACGGCACCACTTCTGAACGGCCAGAACGGCAAAGTGAACGAAGACAAACCTGAACCTGTCGACGATCAGAAcaaggaagaagaagaagagatcGAGTTGCGCAAGAATGACATTCGCGATTCGTTGACACCTCAACCCGAGCGAGTCACCATCAGAGCGTCAGAAATTTCTGATTCCATTCCGAAAACTCCCCAATTCGTGCACCGCCAGTTGAACAGTGATGGAGAATTTGTCACCACTGAAATCAATTCCAACTAG
- the dve gene encoding homeobox protein dve-1 isoform X2 codes for MVETDSYVIIPVGTPFHSLVQAALLRLGYSADSAAAAKGSVVIKNWKALNFEQISDDPLVTVGDILGELTTIATLRIQVFRGRPGTFTDIKDKLLRFLLLQSHGLLISSGCPLDEIVLSQICRSSPNCAPVPEISEEIRRKFDQWWSTQFSPQSPAGRSQFGGSFSSQYSVPPQPKPPERTLSESGHPAMQTVHNQFPTQKTRMRTSFDPELELPKLQRWFTENQHPSRQQIQQYVKELNSLESRRGRKPLDVNNVVYWFKNARAAQKRAEIRNVTPGLPCHLAVNGYSNHSPTNGTGFLISDGYLNSERLGDHRLKNSLSARRGPQTSHTSDEFSNAGSDLEDEDMNEVQPSSPSVPLSLTTTRKHDSRENSPRPSTPPPPPNIQGELCKVEPKEEPINYHSPGDHINNNKINLSDMEEDDLDPENEKSHFDGSTMNSPASRQITQRYCNSPDVDTPLLSRTPSDGIERLAAGFPLVPNSMFSHSIMYMSHYIPGLSHTAASPPGSSALGMASLTADERRKRNRTFIDPVTEVPRLEQWFSLNTHPSHNLILKYTEELNCMPYRQKFPRLEPKNVQFWFKNRRAKCKRLKMSLFDNQPAGQYHHNERD; via the exons ATGGTGGAAACCGATAGTTACGTAATAATTCCGGTCGGGACCCCTTTTCACAGTCTCGTGCAAGCTGCCCTGCTTCGATTAGGCTATTCTGCTGACAGTGCAGCCGCCGCCAAAGGTTCCgtagttattaaaaattggaaagcGCTCAATTTCGAGCAGATATCCGACGATCCTCTCGTCACCGTCGGCGACATACTGGGCGAACTAACCACGATCGCCACCCTCAGAATTCAAGTGTTCCGGGGTCGACCCGGAACTTTCACGGACATAAAGGACAAACTCTTGCGTTTCCTGCTGCTGCAGTCGCACGGCCTCCTGATCTCGTCTGGATGTCCACTCGACGAG ATCGTACTCTCCCAGATTTGTCGCTCTTCGCCGAATTGCGCTCCGGTACCGGAAATATCCGAAGAGATCAGAAGAAAATTCGATCAGTGGTGGTCGACTCAGTTCAGTCCCCAATCTCCAGCCGGGAGGTCCCAGTTCGGTGGTTCCTTCTCCAGTCAGTACTCTGTACCACCACAACCCAAACCGCCAGAACGCACACTATCAGAATCCGGACATCCCGCCATGCAGACGGTTCACAACCAGTTTCCGACTCAAAAAACTCGAATGCGTACCAGTTTCGATCCAGAATTGGAACTGCCCAAGTTGCAGCGATGGTTCACCGAGAATCAACATCCCAGCCGTCAGCAGATCCAGCAGTACGTCAAAGAACTGAACAGTCTCGAGTCCAGAAGGGGTCGCAAGCCTCTGGACGTCAACAACGTGGTGTACTGGTTCAAGAACGCGAGAGCTGCCCAAAAACGAGCCGAAATCAGGAACGTCACTCCTGGATTGCCGTGTCATCTGGCGGTGAACGGGTACAGCAACCACAGTCCCACCAACGGTACTGGTTTTCTCATTTCTGACGGGTACTTAAACTCGGAGAGACTGGGGGACCACAGACTGAAGAACAGTCTGTCGGCGAGGCGAGGACCTCAGACTTCTCACACTTCCGACGAGTTTTCGAATGCAGGATCTGATCTGGAGGACGAAGACATGAACGAGGTCCAACCTTCTAGTCCTTCGGTACCGCTGTCGCTCACGACCACGCGGAAGCACGACTCCAGAGAGAACAGTCCTCGTCCGTCGACGCCTCCACCCCCTCCAAACATACAA GGTGAGTTGTGCAAAGTTGAGCCGAAGGAGGAACCCATCAACTATCACTCTCCCGGCGACcacatcaacaacaacaaaatcaaCCTGTCCGACATGGAAGAAGACGATCTTGATCCCGAGAACGAGAAGAGCCATTTCGACGGGAGCACCATGAACTCGCCGGCAAGTAGACAAATAACTCAGCGTTACTGCAACTCTCCAGACGTAGATACTCCCTTGCTGTCGCGCACTCCCAGCGACGGTATAGAAAGATTAGCGGCAGGTTTCCCCCTAGTGCCAAATTCGATGTTTAGCCACAGCATCATGTACATGAGTCACTACATCCCCGGGTTGTCCCATACCGCGGCCTCGCCTCCCGGCTCCAGCGCTCTGGGGATGGCGAGCTTGACAGCAGACGAACGCCGGAAGCGCAACCGCACCTTCATAGACCCGGTCACGGAAGTACCCAGACTAGAGCAGTGGTTTTCTCTCAACACCCATCCCTCTCACAACCTGATATTAAAATACACCGAAGAGTTGAACTGTATGCCTTACCGTCAAAAATTCCCACGGCTGGAACCAAAGAACGTACAGTTTTGGTTCAAGAATCGCAGAGCCAAATGCAAGAGGCTGAAAATGTCTCTCTTCGATAACCAACCTGCGGGACAGTACCACCATAACGAGCGTGATTAA